A stretch of Prionailurus bengalensis isolate Pbe53 chromosome E4, Fcat_Pben_1.1_paternal_pri, whole genome shotgun sequence DNA encodes these proteins:
- the DDR2 gene encoding discoidin domain-containing receptor 2 isoform X2, which translates to MTSIPRIPLMLLLLLSILSSAKAQVNPAICRYPLGMSGGHIPDEDITASSQWSESTAAKYGRLDSEEGDGAWCPEIPVEPDDLKEFLQIDLHTLHFITLVGTQGRHAGGHGIEFAPMYKINYSRDGTRWISWRNRHGKQVLDGNSNPYDIFLKDLEPPIVARFVRFIPVTDHSMNVCMRVELYGCVWLDGLVSYNAPAGQQFVLPGGSIIYLNDSVYDGAVGYSMTEGLGQLTDGVSGLDDFTQTHEYHVWPGYDYVGWRNESAPSGYIEIMFEFDRIRNFTTMKVHCNNMFAKGVKIFKEVRCYFRSEANEWEPNAVSFPLVLDDVNPSARFVTVPLHHRMASAIKCQYHFADTWMMFSEITFQSDAAMYNNSGALPTSPVAPTTYDPMLKVDDSNTRILIGCLVAIIFILLAIIVIILWRQFWQKMLEKASRRMLDDEMTVSLSLPSESSMFNNNRSSSPSEQESNSTYDRIFPLRPDYQEPSRLIRKLPEFAPGEEESGCSGVAKLAQPSGPEGAPHYAEADIVNLQGVTGGNTYSVPAVTMDLLSGKDVAVEEFPRKLLTFKEKLGEGQFGEVHLCEVEGMEKFKDKDFALDVSANQPVLVAVKMLRADANKNARNDFLKEIKIMSRLKDPNIIRLLAVCITEDPLCMITEYMENGDLNQFLSRHEPPSSASGNAPTVSYANLKFMATQIASGMKYLSSLNFVHRDLATRNCLVGKNYTIKIADFGMSRNLYSGDYYRIQGRAVLPIRWMSWESILLGKFTTASDVWAFGVTLWETFTFCQEQPYSQLSDEQVIENTGEFFRDQGRQTYLPQPAICPDSVYKLMLSCWRRDTKHRPSFQEIHLLLLQQGDE; encoded by the exons CCATATGCCGCTATCCTCTGGGTATGTCAGGAGGCCACATTCCAGATGAGGACATCACAGCTTCCAGTCAGTGGTCAGAATCCACAGCTGCCAAATACGGAAG GCTGGACTCAGAAGAAGGGGACGGAGCCTGGTGCCCTGAGATTCCAGTGGAACCTGATGACCTGAAGGAATTCCTACAGATTGACTTGCACACCCTGCACTTTATCACTCTGGTGGGGACCCAAGGGCGCCATGCTGGGGGCCATGGCATTGAGTTTGCCCCCATGTACAAGATCAATTACAGTCGGGATGGCACTCGCTGGATCTCTTGGCGGAACCGGCATGGAAAACAG gTGCTGGATGGGAACAGTAACCCCTATGACATTTTCCTAAAGGACTTAGAGCCACCCATTGTGGCCAGATTTGTCCGCTTCATTCCAGTCACTGACCACTCCATGAATGTGTGCATGAGGGTGGAGCTTTATGGCTGTGTCTGGCTAG ATGGCTTGGTGTCTTATAATGCTCCAGCTGGACAGCAATTTGTACTCCCTGGAGGCTCTATCATTTATCTGAATGATTCTGTCTATGATGGAGCCGTTGGATACAG CATGACCGAAGGGTTGGGCCAGCTGACAGATGGGGTGTCGGGCCTAGACGACTTCACTCAGACCCATGAATACCACGTGTGGCCAGGCTATGACTACGTGGGCTGGAGGAACGAGAGTGCCCCCAGTGGTTACATCGAGATCATGTTTGAATTTGACCGCATCAGGAATTTCACCACCATGAAG GTGCACTGCAACAACATGTTTGCCAAAGGTGTGAAGATTTTCAAGGAGGTGCGGTGCTACTTCCGCTCTGAAGCCAATGAGTGGGAACCTAACGCCGTGTCCTTCCCCCTTGTCCTGGACGACGTCAACCCCAGCGCTCGCTTTGTCACGGTGCCCCTCCACCACCGCATGGCCAGCGCCATCAAGTGCCAGTACCATTTTGCTGACACCTGGATGATGTTCAGTGAGATCACCTTCCAATCAG ATGCGGCCATGTACAACAACTCTGGAGCCCTGCCTACCTCACCTGTGGCGCCCACAACCTATG ATCCAATGCTTAAAGTCGACGACAGCAACACTCGGATCCTGATCGGCTGCTTGGTGGCCATTATCTTCATCCTCCTGGccatcattgtcatcatcctCTGGAGGCAGTTCTGGCAGAAGATGCTGGAGAAG GCTTCCAGGAGGATGCTGGATGATGAAATGACAGTCAGCCTGTCCCTGCCCAGTGAGTCCAGCATGTTCAACAACAACCGCTCCTCATCGCCAAGTGAGCAGGAGTCCAATTCCACTTATGATCGCATCTTTCCCCTTCGCCCCGACTACCAGGAGCCATCGAGGCTGATACGAAAACTCCCAGAATTTGCACCGGGGGAGGAAGAGTCAG GCTGCAGTGGTGTTGCAAAGCTGGCCCAGCCCAGCGGGCCCGAGGGGGCGCCCCACTACGCGGAGGCTGACATTGTGAACCTGCAGGGGGTAACCGGAGGCAACACCTATTCAGTGCCTGCTGTTACCATGGACTTGCTTTCAGGAAAAGACGTGGCTGTGGAAGAGTTCCCCAGGAAACTCCTAACGTTCAAGGAGAAGCTAGGAGAAGGCCAGTTCGGGGAG GTTCATCTCTGTGAAGTGGAGGGGATGGAAAAGTTCAAAGACAAAGATTTTGCCCTAGATGTCAGTGCCAACCAGCCTGTCCTGGTGGCCGTGAAAATGCTCCGAGCAGATGCCAACAAGAACGCCAG GAACGATTTTCTTAAGGAGATAAAGATCATGTCCCGGCTCAAGGACCCAAACATCATCCGCCTCTTAGCTGTGTGCATCACTGAGGACCCTCTGTGCATGATCACTGAGTACATGGAGAATGGAGATCTCAATCAGTTTCTTTCCCGCCACGAGCCCCCCAGTTCTGCCTCCGGCAACGCACCCACTGTCAG TTATGCCAACCTGAAGTTTATGGCTACCCAGATAGCCTCTGGTATGAAGTACCTTTCCTCTCTTAATTTTGTCCACCGAGACCTGGCCACACGAAACTGCTTGGTGGGTAAGAACTATACCATCAAGATAGCTGACTTTGGGATGAGCAGAAACCTGTACAGCGGTGACTACTACCGGATCCAGGGCCGGGCAGTCCTCCCTATCCGCTGGATGTCTTGGGAGAGCATCTTACTG GGCAAATTCACGACAGCGAGTGACGTGTGGGCCTTTGGGGTGACTCTGTGGGAGACGTTCACCTTTTGCCAGGAGCAGCCCTATTCCCAGCTGTCTGATGAGCAGGTCATTGAGAATACTGGAGAGTTCTTCCGGGACCAAGGGAGGCAG
- the DDR2 gene encoding discoidin domain-containing receptor 2 isoform X1: protein MDAPVPTPSSEMTSIPRIPLMLLLLLSILSSAKAQVNPAICRYPLGMSGGHIPDEDITASSQWSESTAAKYGRLDSEEGDGAWCPEIPVEPDDLKEFLQIDLHTLHFITLVGTQGRHAGGHGIEFAPMYKINYSRDGTRWISWRNRHGKQVLDGNSNPYDIFLKDLEPPIVARFVRFIPVTDHSMNVCMRVELYGCVWLDGLVSYNAPAGQQFVLPGGSIIYLNDSVYDGAVGYSMTEGLGQLTDGVSGLDDFTQTHEYHVWPGYDYVGWRNESAPSGYIEIMFEFDRIRNFTTMKVHCNNMFAKGVKIFKEVRCYFRSEANEWEPNAVSFPLVLDDVNPSARFVTVPLHHRMASAIKCQYHFADTWMMFSEITFQSDAAMYNNSGALPTSPVAPTTYDPMLKVDDSNTRILIGCLVAIIFILLAIIVIILWRQFWQKMLEKASRRMLDDEMTVSLSLPSESSMFNNNRSSSPSEQESNSTYDRIFPLRPDYQEPSRLIRKLPEFAPGEEESGCSGVAKLAQPSGPEGAPHYAEADIVNLQGVTGGNTYSVPAVTMDLLSGKDVAVEEFPRKLLTFKEKLGEGQFGEVHLCEVEGMEKFKDKDFALDVSANQPVLVAVKMLRADANKNARNDFLKEIKIMSRLKDPNIIRLLAVCITEDPLCMITEYMENGDLNQFLSRHEPPSSASGNAPTVSYANLKFMATQIASGMKYLSSLNFVHRDLATRNCLVGKNYTIKIADFGMSRNLYSGDYYRIQGRAVLPIRWMSWESILLGKFTTASDVWAFGVTLWETFTFCQEQPYSQLSDEQVIENTGEFFRDQGRQTYLPQPAICPDSVYKLMLSCWRRDTKHRPSFQEIHLLLLQQGDE, encoded by the exons CCATATGCCGCTATCCTCTGGGTATGTCAGGAGGCCACATTCCAGATGAGGACATCACAGCTTCCAGTCAGTGGTCAGAATCCACAGCTGCCAAATACGGAAG GCTGGACTCAGAAGAAGGGGACGGAGCCTGGTGCCCTGAGATTCCAGTGGAACCTGATGACCTGAAGGAATTCCTACAGATTGACTTGCACACCCTGCACTTTATCACTCTGGTGGGGACCCAAGGGCGCCATGCTGGGGGCCATGGCATTGAGTTTGCCCCCATGTACAAGATCAATTACAGTCGGGATGGCACTCGCTGGATCTCTTGGCGGAACCGGCATGGAAAACAG gTGCTGGATGGGAACAGTAACCCCTATGACATTTTCCTAAAGGACTTAGAGCCACCCATTGTGGCCAGATTTGTCCGCTTCATTCCAGTCACTGACCACTCCATGAATGTGTGCATGAGGGTGGAGCTTTATGGCTGTGTCTGGCTAG ATGGCTTGGTGTCTTATAATGCTCCAGCTGGACAGCAATTTGTACTCCCTGGAGGCTCTATCATTTATCTGAATGATTCTGTCTATGATGGAGCCGTTGGATACAG CATGACCGAAGGGTTGGGCCAGCTGACAGATGGGGTGTCGGGCCTAGACGACTTCACTCAGACCCATGAATACCACGTGTGGCCAGGCTATGACTACGTGGGCTGGAGGAACGAGAGTGCCCCCAGTGGTTACATCGAGATCATGTTTGAATTTGACCGCATCAGGAATTTCACCACCATGAAG GTGCACTGCAACAACATGTTTGCCAAAGGTGTGAAGATTTTCAAGGAGGTGCGGTGCTACTTCCGCTCTGAAGCCAATGAGTGGGAACCTAACGCCGTGTCCTTCCCCCTTGTCCTGGACGACGTCAACCCCAGCGCTCGCTTTGTCACGGTGCCCCTCCACCACCGCATGGCCAGCGCCATCAAGTGCCAGTACCATTTTGCTGACACCTGGATGATGTTCAGTGAGATCACCTTCCAATCAG ATGCGGCCATGTACAACAACTCTGGAGCCCTGCCTACCTCACCTGTGGCGCCCACAACCTATG ATCCAATGCTTAAAGTCGACGACAGCAACACTCGGATCCTGATCGGCTGCTTGGTGGCCATTATCTTCATCCTCCTGGccatcattgtcatcatcctCTGGAGGCAGTTCTGGCAGAAGATGCTGGAGAAG GCTTCCAGGAGGATGCTGGATGATGAAATGACAGTCAGCCTGTCCCTGCCCAGTGAGTCCAGCATGTTCAACAACAACCGCTCCTCATCGCCAAGTGAGCAGGAGTCCAATTCCACTTATGATCGCATCTTTCCCCTTCGCCCCGACTACCAGGAGCCATCGAGGCTGATACGAAAACTCCCAGAATTTGCACCGGGGGAGGAAGAGTCAG GCTGCAGTGGTGTTGCAAAGCTGGCCCAGCCCAGCGGGCCCGAGGGGGCGCCCCACTACGCGGAGGCTGACATTGTGAACCTGCAGGGGGTAACCGGAGGCAACACCTATTCAGTGCCTGCTGTTACCATGGACTTGCTTTCAGGAAAAGACGTGGCTGTGGAAGAGTTCCCCAGGAAACTCCTAACGTTCAAGGAGAAGCTAGGAGAAGGCCAGTTCGGGGAG GTTCATCTCTGTGAAGTGGAGGGGATGGAAAAGTTCAAAGACAAAGATTTTGCCCTAGATGTCAGTGCCAACCAGCCTGTCCTGGTGGCCGTGAAAATGCTCCGAGCAGATGCCAACAAGAACGCCAG GAACGATTTTCTTAAGGAGATAAAGATCATGTCCCGGCTCAAGGACCCAAACATCATCCGCCTCTTAGCTGTGTGCATCACTGAGGACCCTCTGTGCATGATCACTGAGTACATGGAGAATGGAGATCTCAATCAGTTTCTTTCCCGCCACGAGCCCCCCAGTTCTGCCTCCGGCAACGCACCCACTGTCAG TTATGCCAACCTGAAGTTTATGGCTACCCAGATAGCCTCTGGTATGAAGTACCTTTCCTCTCTTAATTTTGTCCACCGAGACCTGGCCACACGAAACTGCTTGGTGGGTAAGAACTATACCATCAAGATAGCTGACTTTGGGATGAGCAGAAACCTGTACAGCGGTGACTACTACCGGATCCAGGGCCGGGCAGTCCTCCCTATCCGCTGGATGTCTTGGGAGAGCATCTTACTG GGCAAATTCACGACAGCGAGTGACGTGTGGGCCTTTGGGGTGACTCTGTGGGAGACGTTCACCTTTTGCCAGGAGCAGCCCTATTCCCAGCTGTCTGATGAGCAGGTCATTGAGAATACTGGAGAGTTCTTCCGGGACCAAGGGAGGCAG